The Corvus hawaiiensis isolate bCorHaw1 chromosome 1, bCorHaw1.pri.cur, whole genome shotgun sequence genomic sequence AGTCCGTGCAGGCGCGTGGCCGGGGTGGGGGACACCTAATTGTTGTTTGAATTTATCCTCCCCGcaggaaaaaggggagggggtggtggtaggtgaggaggaggagggagggtcTGTGGAAGAGGATGGAGCAGCGGCAGGGGGGAGacgccggggccggggggcagCGGAGCCGGGCTGGTGGCGGGTTGGGGGACGGCCGTGTCCGAAGCCAAGGGATTGCTGACGCGGAAACATTTCTCCTTGTGGGCTTTGAGCATGTTGGAGAAGCGGAAGCGCTGGCCGCAGACGTCGCAGGGGTACGgcttctccccagtgtgggtccGGCGGTGCCGCTTCATGTTGGGGCGGCTagtgaagctcttcccgcaGATCTCACAGATGTAGGGCTTCTCACCTGAGGATGCGAGGAGAGGGATGAGAAGCTGCTGGTTAGGCTGGGTGTCAGAGACTGGAAAGATTTGATATTTTGAGGCATTTTGGGGTATATGTGTGTGGGGGAAGGGCAGGTTGGGGCTTGTCCTGATGAGGCAGTGGATGGCCCCACACACCCCAACCCCAGAGCCTGtatcccagcctggcagggtCTGCCAATCGTGGCACACTGAAGGTGGTGCTCCACTCTCCCCTAATCCACCTCATGAGTGAGCAAATGACCAGAAGTCCCACCTGGGAGAAGGGCCCTTGAGGAACAAGAGGTATTTAAGGCCAAACACCAGGCCATCATGCTCATCTATACCCTACTTTTGTTTTGGAAGTTTTTGGAACCCAGGAGTTGGTAGCTATATGTGTGCTTTTCTatatcttttctgtctttctctctttctctttcttctccttccaattCCCTCTCCTTGGAATATTTTAGGCAACTTAACATCAAATGGGCTTAAAGTTTGCTAAGTTGAATGGGCCAAGTTAAATGCTGTGGGAAGTGTTTGATGTTACTTGAATGCTCTACTAAGCCTTTTGCCAAAGTTCTCTGATTTTTCTAAAGTTTGCCAGCAAACCTTTTGTTGTTTTGACCTCTTTAGAATATCCTGTTGGTATTTCTTCCATGTGTCCAACTCAGAGATCGTGAACCATTGTAAGCCCTTTCAAAAGTCTCATCAAGCGAGTTGATTGGGGCCTTACCAATgtcccccaaaaccccatccTTCCACCCACTCAAAGATGTTACCCCCATCCCAATGCTCTTTCCATGGGAGAGTCTGACTGAAGGGATTTGGGCCCAGGCAAGGGGGGACTCACCCGTGTGCGTCTTCATGTGCTCATCAAAGTACTGCTTCATGTTGAAGTCCTTGCCACACCACTGGCACATGAACTGCTTGTGGCCGATGTGGATGCTCATGTGGGAGCGCAGCTGGTACTTGTACTGGAAGCGCTCATTGCAGTTCTGCAGGGGCAATGAGTTGTTGATGAGCACCCAAAATATCCCCACATTCCCCTCaatcatcagcagcaaagaaatcctttttttccccaaaaaaacccctaaaaatggatttttgggACCTACCCAGCCAGGTTTGCAGGCTAGATGGGCTTAGGGTGGGATGCAAAGTCCAGGCACTGGGGAACAGATCCTGGCATTGGACAAGTTTCATCATTAAGTTGGTGGGACCTTGAAGCCAGGAGGGGATGCAAAGTTTGGAAAAGCGTGGGATCATCCCTACAGCTGCACTGGCACAAAGCAAGGTGGAAGCCCCAAGAAGTGGAAAATCTTTCCCCAGATCAGTGGTTTTGCCCTTGTTTGAGGGGTGGGGCAATAGCCAGGACCTTACCTCGCATTTGAAAGGCTTTTCCCCGGAGTGCTGGAGCGAGTGGACCTTGAGGGACATGCTGCGCTTGAAGGACTTCCCACAGGTCTCACAGGTGAAGGGCATGTCCTTGGTGTGTGCtggtggggacaggggcagggtCAGGAGCCCTCCACACCCCTCCACCATCCATCTCCCCACACCCCAGCTGTGGCTCCCAATGCCAGTGCCCAACCCCAGCAAACCCAAAGCATCTCTGGAAGATATATGGCAGCAACATTTCAAGCACTTCCCTGCCAAATCCCCATTCTTTCGGGTCTCTTCGGTGGCTCCAAGGCCCAGGACCTGACCACTGTTGCCATGTACAGCTTGCTTTTCAAAGCCCAGCATTGGTGTGGTCTGGTTGTCTTTTACACTGGTTACACTTCAAACCTTCCTTTGACCACTTctgaacaataaaataaatgggaTTCCCCAGCACCACGTCCAAACCCAGCACTGAGCAGACATTGGTTCAGCATTGAATATCAGGCCAAATTTCAAGATGGTGATGTGAGAAAGCTCACCCAAGAGTAAGCCCAGCCCTGAACACCCAACATGACAGcaacagaaaacacttttcaTTGCCGAATTGATGGATCAACACCCCCAACAAGATCTCCCTGTGCCACTGGTTCCTCCCACACTCACCAACCATGTGTTTGCGCACGTGGGCCATGGTGTAGAACTTCTTCTCACAGATCTCGCAGGAGAACTTCTTCTCTGCATAGCCATGAACAATCTTGTTGTGCTCATGGAGAGACCAGAGCTTCTTGAACCCCTTCCCGCACGTCACGCACTGCAAGGAGACAGGAGATGGTCAGGGAAGCAGGGGAAGCAGCTTCATCCATGGAAAGGGAACATCACTGTGAAAGCTACAGCTGATACCAAAAATCATAACAACCAGCAAGTCTGATACAGATCTTGCCACGTCAAAACCTCCAAACTTCAGATATCTATCCATGGGATGAGCAAGGGATAATGGCCTTCCAGGGGAGGATGTGGCATCTCCATCAATGGCTGTATCAGGTGTTGCATAAGCAACAGCTCATGCACCAAGGCTCTATTCCCAACTGGGAATTTTATTCCTAAATGAAGATGTTACATAAAATAATCCCAACCCTCTGTGCACTGGAAAGttgcaaaaaatataaaaaggagGAGAATCCCAAACCAGGGCAGCGGCACAGCTCCAGTCTTCAGCAGATATTATGGGTACTTCACCACTAAATTGGTTTTCCAAACAGATCTGTGATTCCATTATATCCAAATTGACCAAAATGGACCCAAACCACCTGTCCATCAGCACAAGGAGAACAACATGACATGCAAAGTCTTTCCCAAGAAATTATGGTGGAGAATCACTTCAACTCCAACAAGTTCAATGTTCCTCTGGAAGTCCCCAGGAAAAGCTCCAGCTTTAGTGTGAGACCTGTTTGAGGCATGTGAGACCAGATCAGTGCTCAGGGAAACACAGGAGAGAGATGTGCACAAAGGAAACCACTGCCAGAAGCCAAGGGTCAACTCCTTCCCCTTTATCTTTCCATGACTCACATTCCTCTTGGTCAACAGGGATAAAACCATCCCTTCTCTCCTTGCAGATTTGTTGAGAAAATCATGCCTTGAAGGTGTCTTGCAACAACGTGGCTGAGTGGTACTCGTGAGCCCAGGGAGGGATTCCTCcacttctcctccttcccagagGAACAGATGCTCCTTGATGGGCTTCAACCAAATTTTGCTGTGATACCATGGAAAACACACCATTATGCTGTGCAGtcacagtatttttctgtatatatttatatttatgtgcctcaaaggaaaaattagggtcacagagccattcccaagcctcatcatcttcatcttgtCATGCTCGAATGTCAACATGAGTAGTCCTCCGAGTCCCACTGTTCCCAAGTATGTATTTCTATGGATCAGAACAGCTTTATCTCTGTTTTAAGGGATATTTCAGGGCTAATTCAGGACTAGAGCCTGATATCAAAGACACATCAATATCCATTTTCTCCACTTAAAATGAAAGAGGCTGAAGGggaatttcaaaatgaaaggtagagggaaagcagcagaggtAGGAAAACCCCCGGGGCTGGGACCAAACACCCTGGAGGGCCGAGTTCTCTGTCCTCAGTTACTGCTGAAAATCATCACTCAAAAATGTGGAAGTAATGCccaaatgaggggaaaaaatgaggatAAAAATTCTTGCAGGTTAAAAGGAAAACCATACTGAAGCTGGCCAAAAAACCAGCTTGAAGGACAACTCCATAAAGCAAAGGATGAATCACTTCTCAGGTGGTGGAATAGGATGCACATTATGGGGTGGGGAATGAACACGAGGAGCAGGATGGTGCTTAAAACCTGGAGCTTTATGGATGAAATTTGGGGacaaaacagggaaagaaagcaggagaCCTAGCTGGGATAAGATGGATGGTCCCTCCATGGATCTGATTAAAACCCGAGAAATAAAAACTGCCTGTCGTAGgtacagagctgaaaaaaattccttttccatccAGACATAATTCCATGGTATGTTGATAGTTATTAAATATTATCAGAGCAAATGGAGTGGATTTGGCtatttgtaaaattaaaaatgttcagTTAAGTGGGAGACACTGATCCCTTTTTCCGCAGAAGGAGGTCACTGCACAGGCAGTTGTGGTTCATCCTATTCCAAAATGGTCTGGAAAAGGGAtaaaaaggagggggggggaaagaaaCAATGAGGTGACAGCCCCATGTTATCCACCTGGAAAGTAGATGAAGCTGAAGAAACATTCTGGGGAAACTCCTTTTTAACTGCTCAGGTTTTATGTCAGGCTCTGAAACAACGACCACCACACAGGTACTGGAGATGGCACTCATCCATTCTGGGAAAAAGCATCCAAAAAAAGCAACTTCAGCGCTGGGAATTTGTCTGGAAGAAGCACCAAAGGATCAGTGACTGCTTCACCTATGAGCCAAGACTGTTCCTGCCTCCATGTTCCCTGCTCATTCCCTATTTCATTTGGGATGCCATCGGTGAAGGGCTCCAGTAGCACTTGGGTTGTGTTACCTTCATCCAGGAGAGCTGTGAGATCATTGAAAATCCAGTTGCTGGTGGAAAGGGTGATGGGAGAAGCTCTCCAAAAATTggtatattttaattattagcAGCAGCATCCTGTAAAACAGCTCATCAGGAATTACAAGATGGGATTTTGGAGGGATCTTCAGGAACATACATTTGCTGCTCTGATTGGGTGCCTCCCTATCCCCCCAAAACTGCATGGATTTAACGGAGTCAATTTGCCAACACAGGATTTCATTAGCACAGCGGAAGGACACACCAAGCCCGAGCCATGCATGGATGTCAAAAGCACTCAGAAATTTGctaatacacacaaaaaaagcacaaaaggcAGATTAAAACCATTTTAACTCCTGTCAGCAAATCTTCAAATTAAGCTGAAGGGGGTTCAGCCTGGGTGGGAACACTGGAGTGTGTCTCCATCAGGAGCTCACAGTATTTTATCCAGATTAACTGaataaattcaaaagaaaaattatcccTCAAAAATTAACTCAGTGTTATCACCCAGCCAGACAAGAGGAAGCCACAGTCCCCCTGGGACAAATCCTCTGATCCCAGGCCACTGTGGGACCCTCCTGAGCCTGAATATGGGTCATGGCTGAAGGAAGGTTCCCTCCCAagtgccctgtgccagctgcaaCATTATCTGAGCATGAGCTCATCCCATGGTGTAGCTGGGTAGGATGACCTCCATGGTGTTTGGGATGTCACTCCTTCACTGGGATGTCCCACCGTGGTGGGATGCTCCTCCTTTGGTGGGATGCCCCCACCTTGATGGGACATCCATCCCCTGTGAGATGCTTCACACTTTGGTGGGGTATTTCCCCCTTGGTGGAACATCCATCTCCTGTAGGATGCTCCACACCTTGCTGGGCTGTTTCCCTCTTGGTGGGGTGCCCATCCCTTGGGGTATGGTCCACCACAGGGTAAGGTATTTGCCCCTTGATGGGATGCTCACCCCAGTGGGATCCACGCCCTGGATGGATGGGCCTGCTCACCTGGATGTTCTTCTCACAGTCGGTCTGGTGGTGCAGCAGGAGCTCGCTCTCCAGCAGGAAGCGCTTCCCGCACTTGTCGCAGATCTGCATCCGGCTGTGCGTGACGTTCATGTGCTTCTCCAGGTACCAGCGGTTGTTGAAGATCCGGGGACACTTCTTGCAAGGAtaatgctgcttctcctccagcttcaCCTTCTGGCCCAAGCCATCctgttccttctttctcttccttcccctctggccttcttcttcttcctcctcctcctcttccaccttGGCCATCTCCTGGGACCTGGTTGCCATGGCAGGTTTGGTGGCTTTGGATGCCCGGCTGCCCCTGCGGGGCTGCccactcttttcccttttcatctCTGAGGCATCTTCATCATCATCGTCATCGTCCTCTTCTTCCGTCGTCTCCTCCAGGTCTTCCTCCTCGCtgcgctcctcctcctcctcctcccccacctcagcatcctcctcctcttcctcctcctcctccccttcctcattctcctcctccccGTCCTCCTCTGTGTCGCGACCATCCCCGTCTGGCCGCCCCATCACAGCTGCCTCGCTGGTGGCTGCCTTCCCCTCTGTGCCCTTGGAGACATTGAGGGTCTGGTTGTTGAGGTTCACCTCCACAATGATCTGCTCCCGGTTGTAGGAGCCCTGGCTGTCCAGATCCTCCTCAGACTCCTCACCCTCCATCTTACAGACAGCAGGACCtccatccttctcctccttgtaGTACTGCTTGGCTGGGCCAGGGGGAAGCGTCCCACTGCCTGTCCCATCCTCCACCCGCACCGAGAAGGGGTCATTGCCCTCCCGGGCATAGATTTTGGGGTGAGGGGCATCCACCTCCTGTTTGATCTCGCAGTAGTAGGGCGGGGGTCCGGCACAGCCCTCGGCAGGCAGGGCCATGTCGGTGGCCAGGCTGAGCGAGCGGGTGTccagcaggtcctggcaggaggACGCGATGTTGTTCATCTGCAGCACGGCGGCCGCGTTCAGCACGTCCTGCACATTGCAGGAGTTGACGAGCAGCTTGGAGGTGTAGATGAAGTTGAGGATCTGCTGGAGGCCCTGCGAGGTGAGGGCCTCCAGAGAGAGCTCCAcacgctgcagctgcttgttctGGGTGAAGAGGGAGTGGAAGAACTGGCTGTAGGCTGCCAGGACCCCCTTGTGCGCCGGGAAGATGCTCTTGTGCTGCACCAGCACGATGTCCACGTCGCACAGGTCCGGCTGAAAGAGGCGCTGCTCGTTCAGTCTGTCCATCAAACACGTGAAGTGGAGGGCTACATCCTCCACCAGGGAGTACTCAGCTGAAGGGTAGTCAGTCGTTTTTTCGACTATCAGctgtggggaggaaggaaataaaatcattcAGGACTCTTTCCACCCCAAAGTCATCCTCCTGGCCATGCCACCCATCCCTGTCTATGCCTCATAAGTCAGCAATACTAACCAAGAAGCTCAACCACCACTCCCAGCTTGGAGACACCAACCATGAATTTCTACCACCAGCCCCAGTTTGGAGATACCAACCAAAACATCCCATCACCAACCCCAGTTTGGAGATACCAACCAAAACATTCCATCACCAGCCCCAGTTTGGAGATACCAACCAAAATGCtccaccaccagccccagcttCAGAACACCAAGAAGCTCCACCATCAGGCCCAGCTTGAAGACACCAACCAAGAAGCTCCACCACCAACTTGAGTCCAGAAGACTCAAccagggaggagaaaaagggcAGGTCAAGGCCACACGAGCACCCACTGATATCCCTTCAAGGTGGGTAGAAGACACCATGGCCACCAAGGAGGTCTAAAGCCAGGCTCAGGTGTCCACACTCACTCAGCGATGTCATACAGGAGAGGAGATGGCTTGACCTCCTGAAACAGATGGAGATCCAGGTGGATATCTGCCCCAAGCAGGAAGCCAATTTTAGGCACCCACTGAGATTTAACCCcctaaataaaaggaaattaggATTTTATAGCTCCCTGCTTCCACAGATAATTACACAAAGCCCAATATCCTTTGATATTTCTGAATTACGCTGCGTGCTCTTGCTCACGACAGCAGCTCACTCGCAGCTGGATTCATTGGGATGATTTATGCACTTTTTAATGCTCATTTTCCATTGCCTGGGGAAAGGCACTACCTGGAAAAATTCAAATCAGGGAGCAGCACCCCCAGGCTGGGAAATGCTGCGACTGCCAACGCTCCCCAGGCTGAGTTTGCTGGGTGTTTAATCCAACTCCCACATATTTTGCATGGTCCAGACCATCCCTGATGTTCATCCCCTCTCCTGGTCTTACCTGAGCCCCAGGATGAGTGTGACTGCTACATCCCAAATCCAAGGGATATCCCACACCCTAAATCCAGTGCCTTGTATTAAAAGAAGGTGGGACACAACCTTCCGCTCTGCTTTCCTTGCTGAACGCCCAGTTCATGGATGGAGACAGATCTGGACCCCTTAACACCCTCTCTCCCGACCTTTGCAGGATGTGACCAAGGACATGGTGCAGAAGAAGGGCAGAGATGGAGGGTTCAAACCTGCCAGGTTTATCCTgcacctcctgctccaaaaagagtttttcagctccttttttttctggaacaaATGACAGCTCTCAATCAACACACAAATTCCAGCAAGACACATTCTGTTTGtctattcctttctttttttttctggtgagcCAAAGGCAAAagcacacacagacaaaaaagtttaaataatCAAAAAGggtgttttcttctctgttttcccaacaagcaaaaaaatctcttccccctccctgccaaattttttcattttcattggaTTTCTGCTCCAAAACCAATCCGTCCAACCAATTGGGATCTCAGCTTTGCATGGTTCTGATAGCCCTGGAGAGCCCCAGCAAGTGCTGGCACCCagggaaaaacatggaaaaaccaGTTCTGCTCCAAATTCTTGGCTCTGCAGCCTGGAGTGGGGCAAAGAGGTGGGACAAGTGTTGGgtgtttacatatttttatatacattttataatttatatctatttaatattttcaatattttatacATGCATGCTTATTTATAGTTAAACGACtgatacataaaaatatataaatacataaacattctttatatatgtatttgctACAAAATGCTGCATCCCAGCTGGaacatccatccatccacccccCCATTTTCTGAGCCTCGCCACTGCCAAGAACATTTTGATGAGATCTTGGATGGTTCAgccatccccccccccccccccccccccccccaagacACGTAGAAAATAAATAACGATATAATAAGTATCAAAAAACTGAAGAGACAGCAGGAattcagcagagctgtttgcCAGGTTctctcctgaaaaaaaccctacattCAGGTTTTTCCCCGGGGATCCGTCTCACCTCTTTCCCCACATAGGACACCCCAAGCTTGGCACGGAGCAATGGGTGCAAAATAGGGGGAAATGGGTCTGTCGGGCGGCATCGCCCAGCCTCAGAAACAAAAGccggctttttttttcccctccggATCGAGGATTTTTGGCAAAAGGGGCTGATCCCTCACCCAGCGCCGGTCCTTGCCAGGCAGCTCTA encodes the following:
- the ZBTB47 gene encoding zinc finger and BTB domain-containing protein 47; the protein is MLIVEKTTDYPSAEYSLVEDVALHFTCLMDRLNEQRLFQPDLCDVDIVLVQHKSIFPAHKGVLAAYSQFFHSLFTQNKQLQRVELSLEALTSQGLQQILNFIYTSKLLVNSCNVQDVLNAAAVLQMNNIASSCQDLLDTRSLSLATDMALPAEGCAGPPPYYCEIKQEVDAPHPKIYAREGNDPFSVRVEDGTGSGTLPPGPAKQYYKEEKDGGPAVCKMEGEESEEDLDSQGSYNREQIIVEVNLNNQTLNVSKGTEGKAATSEAAVMGRPDGDGRDTEEDGEEENEEGEEEEEEEEDAEVGEEEEEERSEEEDLEETTEEEDDDDDDEDASEMKREKSGQPRRGSRASKATKPAMATRSQEMAKVEEEEEEEEEGQRGRKRKKEQDGLGQKVKLEEKQHYPCKKCPRIFNNRWYLEKHMNVTHSRMQICDKCGKRFLLESELLLHHQTDCEKNIQCVTCGKGFKKLWSLHEHNKIVHGYAEKKFSCEICEKKFYTMAHVRKHMVAHTKDMPFTCETCGKSFKRSMSLKVHSLQHSGEKPFKCENCNERFQYKYQLRSHMSIHIGHKQFMCQWCGKDFNMKQYFDEHMKTHTGEKPYICEICGKSFTSRPNMKRHRRTHTGEKPYPCDVCGQRFRFSNMLKAHKEKCFRVSNPLASDTAVPQPATSPAPLPPGPGVSPLPLLHPLPQTLPPPPHLPPPPPLFPAGRINSNNN